One genomic region from Clostridiales bacterium encodes:
- the dnaB gene encoding replicative DNA helicase, producing the protein MPTKDEREQFAKKHPNLVTRETPNSYEAETALLGGMLIDGQTASKFMPELRADDFYTPAHKLIYEAIAELFTGAKAIDLVTVVGVLEKSGTLEMSGGVEYLTKLIASVPSTANSEYYFDIVKKYTRLRAIIDIAKRMADEAYSLDPDDTALSRAEAALYGLAETNRRGKPENLNGYVDEVLKDLRERATETTVYRGVPTGFAKLDTVLGGGFQKSDLIILAARPGQGKTSFAMNCAVNAARRRRPDTNKPYVVAVFSLEMSAVQLAKRILCSVGEYDMSRANRAVVSETEWDRLYAAKNELLNTQLYVDESGNITPAEILSKCRALKHSVGLDFIMIDYLQLMQSGKKLDNFVREVAEITRAIKLSAKELDVPILLLSQMSRSIEQRKGNDKESRLSDLRDSGAIEQDADIVLFIDRKDTPGEGDKTSRPEVSEVYLNVAKHRNGETGNIKLLWHPSTTTFSDPDMASRPDGPPPSYSGRSVGFEESAPPPDDYEPALDPLAAVIDNGTPIDEGQGDSSGAPADAVDSGLLDE; encoded by the coding sequence ATGCCTACGAAAGACGAACGTGAACAGTTCGCAAAAAAACATCCCAACTTAGTCACGCGCGAAACGCCCAACAGCTACGAGGCGGAAACCGCGCTATTGGGCGGTATGCTTATCGACGGGCAGACCGCGTCTAAGTTCATGCCCGAGCTTCGCGCCGACGATTTCTACACGCCCGCGCATAAGCTTATTTACGAAGCGATCGCCGAGCTGTTCACCGGCGCGAAGGCTATCGACCTTGTAACGGTTGTCGGCGTGCTCGAAAAGAGCGGCACGCTTGAAATGAGCGGCGGCGTGGAGTATCTCACTAAGCTTATCGCTTCGGTGCCGTCGACGGCGAACTCAGAATACTATTTCGACATAGTCAAAAAGTATACGCGCCTGCGCGCCATAATCGATATCGCCAAACGCATGGCGGACGAAGCGTATTCGCTCGATCCCGACGACACGGCATTGAGCCGTGCCGAAGCCGCGCTCTACGGCTTGGCGGAAACTAACCGCAGAGGCAAGCCCGAAAACCTTAACGGGTACGTGGACGAGGTGCTTAAAGACCTGCGCGAGCGCGCGACCGAAACCACGGTGTACCGCGGCGTGCCTACGGGGTTTGCCAAGCTCGATACAGTGCTAGGCGGCGGCTTCCAAAAGAGCGACCTTATAATACTCGCGGCGCGTCCCGGTCAGGGTAAAACGAGCTTTGCAATGAACTGCGCGGTCAACGCCGCGCGTCGCAGGAGACCCGACACGAACAAGCCGTACGTGGTAGCCGTGTTCTCGCTCGAAATGAGCGCCGTCCAGCTCGCCAAGCGTATACTGTGCTCGGTGGGCGAGTACGATATGTCGCGTGCAAACCGCGCCGTCGTAAGCGAGACCGAGTGGGACAGGCTGTACGCCGCCAAGAACGAGCTGTTAAACACTCAGCTGTACGTAGACGAGTCGGGCAATATCACGCCCGCCGAGATCCTAAGCAAGTGCCGTGCGCTCAAACATTCGGTCGGGCTCGACTTCATAATGATAGACTACCTGCAACTCATGCAGAGCGGCAAAAAGCTCGATAACTTCGTTCGCGAGGTCGCGGAGATCACGCGCGCCATCAAGCTTTCGGCAAAAGAACTGGACGTTCCCATTCTTCTGTTGTCGCAAATGTCGCGTAGCATCGAACAGCGCAAGGGCAACGACAAGGAAAGCCGTTTGTCGGACCTTCGTGACTCTGGCGCGATCGAGCAGGACGCGGATATAGTCCTGTTCATAGACAGAAAGGATACGCCGGGCGAAGGCGATAAAACTTCCAGACCCGAGGTCAGCGAGGTGTACCTCAACGTAGCTAAGCACCGCAACGGCGAAACGGGCAATATCAAGCTTTTGTGGCACCCGTCCACTACCACATTCTCAGATCCCGACATGGCGAGCCGCCCCGACGGTCCGCCGCCGTCGTACTCGGGTAGGTCGGTCGGGTTCGAGGAGTCCGCGCCCCCGCCTGACGATTACGAGCCCGCGCTCGATCCGCTCGCCGCGGTCATAGATAACGGCACGCCCATTGACGAAGGTCAGGGCGATAGTAGCGGCGCACCCGCCGACGCGGTAGACAGCGGACTGCTCGATGAGTAA
- the pepF gene encoding oligoendopeptidase F, whose translation MKRNEIQNKYKWDLSAMVDSADKFEKLFAEIENSLSVIEGYKGKLGNKADALACLKLEAEIGDKLELIYVYSHMYKDEDATNNEAVALAARTDMLAGKTAAATSFIVSELSALDKSVLDGYIKDAAFAEFDFSLKEIVRQNEHILSDKEEKLLALAAEALDTPYRVAHMMFDVDMKFAPVKRGKKKIELTNGSYGELLADPDREVRKQAFDNLYDGYIANINTIAANYAGNVKADNFVARARGFNDCLEQSLFGDNVPTSVYENLIAAVNKNFAPLHRYIALRKKLLGVDEQHMYDLYTPIVSNAEMKLSYEQACEIVKAALAPMGDEYVGLLNKAMTEGWIDVMQCDGKRGGAYSWSAYCAHPYVLLNYAPTTEDIFTLAHELGHCLHSYYSQKNQPYSKWNYQIFVAEVASISNETLLDDYLMKNVKDDNIKKYLLSLRLNRFRTTLFRQAMFAEFEYKAHKMDLEGKPLTVDALCETYLDLNKKYYGKDVVSDDRIAYEWARIPHFYKAFYVYKYSTGMTAATSVAHNVLARPEYVDIYKTKFLSAGGHKSPYEILCDAEVDLATEKPYDDAFAFFNSALDELEKLCK comes from the coding sequence ATGAAACGCAACGAAATCCAAAACAAATATAAGTGGGATCTGTCCGCAATGGTCGACAGTGCGGACAAGTTCGAAAAGCTGTTCGCCGAGATAGAGAACTCGCTCTCCGTTATCGAGGGATACAAGGGCAAGCTCGGGAACAAAGCCGACGCGCTTGCGTGCTTAAAGCTGGAAGCGGAAATTGGCGACAAGCTCGAACTCATCTACGTGTACTCGCATATGTACAAGGACGAGGACGCGACCAATAACGAGGCGGTCGCGCTCGCTGCGCGTACCGATATGCTCGCCGGCAAAACCGCCGCGGCTACGTCGTTCATAGTCAGCGAACTCAGCGCGCTCGACAAGTCAGTGCTCGATGGGTATATCAAGGACGCAGCGTTCGCCGAGTTCGATTTCAGCCTTAAAGAGATCGTGCGGCAGAACGAGCATATCCTATCCGATAAGGAAGAAAAGCTTTTAGCGCTCGCCGCCGAAGCGCTCGACACTCCGTACCGCGTGGCGCACATGATGTTCGACGTGGATATGAAGTTCGCGCCCGTCAAGCGCGGCAAAAAGAAGATCGAGCTAACCAACGGCAGCTACGGCGAGCTTTTGGCAGACCCCGACAGGGAAGTGCGCAAGCAGGCGTTCGATAACCTTTACGACGGCTATATCGCTAATATTAACACTATCGCCGCCAACTACGCGGGCAACGTCAAGGCGGATAACTTCGTAGCCCGCGCGCGCGGGTTCAACGATTGTCTCGAACAATCGCTGTTCGGCGACAACGTGCCGACGAGCGTTTACGAAAATCTTATTGCGGCGGTCAACAAAAACTTCGCGCCGCTGCATAGGTATATCGCGCTGCGCAAGAAGCTTTTGGGCGTGGACGAACAGCATATGTACGATCTGTACACGCCTATCGTAAGTAACGCCGAAATGAAGCTTAGCTACGAGCAGGCGTGCGAGATCGTTAAGGCCGCGCTCGCGCCCATGGGCGACGAGTACGTCGGGCTTTTGAACAAAGCGATGACCGAGGGCTGGATAGATGTTATGCAATGCGACGGCAAGCGCGGCGGCGCGTACAGCTGGTCGGCGTACTGCGCGCACCCGTACGTGCTCCTCAACTACGCGCCGACGACCGAGGACATATTTACGCTCGCGCACGAGCTCGGGCACTGCCTGCACTCCTACTATTCGCAGAAGAATCAGCCGTACTCCAAATGGAACTACCAGATATTCGTCGCCGAGGTCGCGTCGATCAGTAACGAGACCCTGCTCGACGACTACCTCATGAAAAACGTTAAGGACGACAATATCAAGAAGTATTTGTTGAGCCTACGGCTTAACCGCTTCCGCACGACGTTGTTCCGTCAGGCAATGTTCGCCGAGTTCGAGTACAAAGCGCACAAGATGGATCTGGAAGGCAAGCCGCTCACCGTCGACGCGCTCTGCGAAACGTATCTCGATCTTAACAAAAAGTATTACGGCAAGGACGTTGTATCCGACGACCGTATCGCTTACGAGTGGGCGCGTATCCCGCACTTCTACAAGGCGTTCTACGTTTACAAATACTCGACGGGCATGACGGCGGCGACGAGCGTCGCGCACAACGTGCTTGCTCGTCCCGAATACGTGGATATCTACAAAACCAAGTTCTTGTCTGCGGGCGGACACAAATCGCCTTACGAGATCCTGTGTGACGCCGAAGTCGATCTTGCGACCGAAAAGCCGTACGACGACGCGTTCGCGTTCTTCAACTCCGCGCTCGACGAGCTGGAAAAGCTTTGCAAATAA